Below is a genomic region from Polypterus senegalus isolate Bchr_013 chromosome 13, ASM1683550v1, whole genome shotgun sequence.
cgtcggatagtcgaacctcggattcaggaggaacagtgtggttttcggccctggtcgcgaacagtggaccagctcttcacccttagcagagtcctgagggtgcatgggagtttgcccgaccggtctacatgtgttttgtggacttggaaaaggcattcgaccgtgtccctcagggaatcctgtggggggtgctccgggagtatggggtaccggaccccctgataagagctgttcggtctctgtacaaccagtgtcagagcttggtccgcattgccggcagtaagtcgagcccatttccagtgagagttggagtccgccagggctgccctttgtcaccgattctgttcataacttttatggacagaatttctaggcgcagccagggtgttgaaggggtccggtttggtggactcaggattgggtcactgctttttgcagatgatgttgtcctgtttgcttcatcaggccgtgatcttcagctctctctggatcagttcgcagctgagtgggaagcggctgggatgagaatcagcacctccaaatccgagcatggtcctcagccggaaaagggtggagtgccctctcagggttggggaagagatcctgccccaagtggaggagttcaagtatctcggggtcttgttcaggagtgagggaagaatggagcgtgagatcgacaggcggatcggtgcggcatccacagtgatgcgggctctgcatcggtctgtcgtggtgaaaaaggagctgagccgtaaggcaaagctctcaatttaccagtcgatctacgctcctaccctcacctatggtcatgagctatgggtagtgaccgaaagaacgagatcgcgaatacaagcggctgaaatgagtttcctccgcagggtgtctgggctttcccttaaagttagggtgagaagctcagtcatccgggaggggctcagagtagagcatcgagaggagtcagatgaggtggctcgggcatctgatcaggatgcctcctggacgcctccctggtgaggtgttccgggcatgtccaaccgggaggaggccccggggaagacccaggacacgctggagggaccatgtctcccggctggcctgggaacgccttgggattctcccggaaaagctggaagaagtggccggggagagggaagtctgggcctctctgcttaagctgctgccccgcgacccgacctcggataagcggaagaggatggatggatggatggataaacactcacaaaaggcaaataatataCTGGTTGCTACAGTTTTGCGATAAGTCTAGTGGCTGGCAGTGTTACTAACCCTTCAGGGGGTTTTCACACTGATGCCCACATGCCAACTGTAGGAAAACGTCTGTGTCATATGTGTTTTCGTCATGGAAGCATACGGATACTTTCATAAACAATGTGACAATGCTAGTGTGGAAGGAGATGGTGttcattgtaaaatgaaaatgtagtagagTGGATATAaccttaaaacaaaaatcaattgaaatgaagacaaaagatatCTGCTCCATTAGTAGCAGCAGttggtcaataattaagaaagtagctgaagcagaaacctgcaTCATCCTCAATAGCCTACAGACTACAGTCTCTACAAACCAAAGTGAACTCTACATCAAGACCTTAAACTGAATGGCTAGTATGAAGGCCCATGACATCAGCTGTATTTATGCATACATTGTTTAATTACTTTGGTCTAGAAGCTAAAGTGGTAGCTGTCACTCCATTTCTACATTAAATGGTatatctgggggaaaaaaaaggttgatAAATACTGACCTGTGCAATGTGGCAACTTTGAGTCAGAAGCTGCACTGATCCCACAGGCTCCTTATTTTGAACTTCTGGTACTGGAGTCTGAACAATGCCTGCCGTAGTCGGGGTGGGTAGGGGAGCCTGAACAATGCCTGCTGTAGTCGGGACAACTGAGTTGGGCATGGGCGGTGGCTGAAGGACAGATAAAAATTGCTCGTTAGTATTGTTTAATCACAATATTGTCGACCCGAAAGCAGATGTCCAAGAACTGGCTTTGACAACCTCTCTCAAAATAATGCATCAAAATAAGTCCTCCTACTCAGACCCTCTGAGGACTGAACaggatctacagtatatgtgggAGAGTGTGAGAGAGTGGAGTTAAGAATGCAATTCGCAGAACTGGATACTGGGCACCTTTGCctaatgacagaaaaaaacagtaaacagaAGTATTCTAAAGGCAGAATGGCATCCCCTCCTATCCTCTGCCTTATAAGAATTCCTACAAAAAGAATACATCCTAAATACTGCTGCAAATGGTAACCATAAGTATCACTTATAAAATATTGCAAACATTCTACCTGGATGCTGATGTTAGCTGCTGGGAGTTGTATTGTAGCCAACAGTGCATGAGGTTGTCCAAGGACCTGCGGTACCCCTGAATGGCTGACAAAGAACTGGGACAAAGACAGTGGCACAGCCTGCTGTGACTGCTCTTGATTAACTGGAGGTGTGTTGTTCTGGCAACTGGGCAATATCCGACTCTCTTCTTTGACAGAAGGCAGTGCTGAATTGATCTGCTCACCAGCTAGACTTACTGGCGGCAGCTGCATCTGACTTCGCTTTTCTACCTCTAACTGCATTTTGAGCTCTTCCACCAGTCGTTGTTCCTGCTCAAGCTTCCTCTTTAACTCCTCAATCTGACGCTCCTTCTCATGCAGTTTGCGGTCCTTGTCAGATGCCTCTACCTCCATCCCCAAATCTTCAATGTTTCCTTTGGATGGAGAGGAGCTTGGAGCTTGCTGAACAGGAGATGCAGTCCTTATGATCTCACTGAAGGTATCCATTAGGATGCAGCTCTCTAATGTCTGGCTGGATGGCTCAGAGATGACTGGGGATGCAGGTGGGGTTGCAGTAATGTGCTCCATTTGAATAGAAGATGATGCAGAGTCAGTTGCTGACATGGCAGGTATTGCAGTAGGTGCCAAAGAAGTGTTGGAACCATTGGAGTGATCCTGGTATGGCTTAAGCCTCTCAATAAGGTCCATCTTTGTACCTGAAACAGGAAGACCTCTCAGTTTCAACTCCATCTTCAGCTCTGCCACCTGCCAGACAAGAACCAAACAGCAAGGGAACAGATGACATAAAGGATGTAACATTAAAAGCAACAGAagttataaaaactgcaatgacCAGGAGACAAGTCTATGTACTGTAAGAGCACGTCACAAACATATAAAGCACTGATAACAGGTCATAATGCACGAGGCACCACTATTACTTTTTCATGAAAGCTCTGTGCATAGCCTAGCTGTGACATGCTGAAAAAGAATGGCAGAATCAAATTGCTCTAATAGGCAGGAAAGGACATTTTGGGTCCTGGTTTGCTACCTAACTGCAGGCTTTCAAACACATTACTTAATTAGTGACTCCTTAGTGAAGTGAATCGACTTAACTAAAGAGAATGACAGTGCCCAGTTTTCTAAGAATGGAGGTCACAGACTATTCCAGCTATAAAATTTAACTGAACTCACTGTATTCTTGTACTGATTTTCAATGAAGACTTGTACAAAACACCAACACAAACAGTATTTACATATACAAATCAGATATACAAATGTACATAATCAGGAAATACTTCATCTGTAAAGGAGTGATTGATAAACTTTGGCTAAAATGTGGTAGATGTCATGCTAACAGAGGATAAAGTTCTTTTGTATAAGGCAGGAAAGAAAAGCACAAACGACAATATAACCCTCTGTGTACATCAATTGTTTGTGTTCCCCTCTCCAACTGCTCACAGTATCAAATAGCTCAGGCCAGAATCCATATCTGTGGTCTAGTTTGATGCTAAAACTGTCATTGATGATAAAGGTTCCCAATCCCACTAGTGTCTCACTACATGACTAGGAGTAGCTGCCCTCTTAGATATTAAAGacatgatgaggacaggaagtaATTATCATAACTAGTGTGACAGTTTGGTTACTAGTAGAACTAGGGTTATGGAAACCTGATGAATTGTTATTAACATCTTTTATTAACCAAGTAGCTACACAAGGGTAGTTATTTTTATGGGGCACCTCACTAACTTTTTTAAAGGAATGCAGACTATGCTGGGGTGCAGATATAAACACCTCCACTGGAGTTAACATATGGCCTACACCCAACTAAACTGGGTCTTTATCATTCCTTCACATACACACTTACCTTCATGTCGTCTAGATTGGCAGGCAGTGGCCCAGGTTTACGATTGGCCAGGCTGCTGTTGTGGCGGGCACTACTGCTGGTAGGCAGAGAAACCACAATGGATGTTGGCATGTTGTTAGTCAAAGCCACAGTAGTAGGACTGTTCTGATTGTCAGTTACTGGTCTGAGGTAGAAAGACATAGGAAAGCAACTGTAAGAACATCAAGTATACAGAGAAACAAGAACCACCAACGTGGGGCACCGAGGATGAGAGGGCATACTTGAGAGGTGCAGGAAGGATGGTCTGGTAGTTGTAGTGTTGCTGTTGCTGACTGAGGATCTGGAGCTGTAAGAACACCTGCTGTTGTTGTAGCAGCCGTGCATATGAGGAATCCATTGGTACTTCACTAGGTTCAGTTTTCTGGTCTGGAGGAATGTACTGATGATACTTCAGCTTTTTCACACGTGGCTTTGTCTCTTTGTTCTTCTTATTACGGCTCTTTTCACTTGCAGACTTTGGCTGACTTTGCTGCAGAGATGACAGAATTATTTGTAGGAAAATGTAAGTCTCTGTGGATGAAGAGCTGAACTTAAAATTCATTAACTGATTTTGCTGGTTTAGGCGATTCAATAAATAAACCACAAAAGCCCTGCTTAGCTGACTTGCCCAAGAAATCAACATTTACATTGTCAAAATTTCAAATATGAACATCATGGCAGCACTTACCTTGACCAGTGTGGGAGTTGGTTTTGTTGATGCCATGCCAGTGATCGTCTGGGTGGAAGTCATCAAACGGTTAGGTTGCAAATCAGAAACTGGGGTTGGCTTTGGTAACTCCTGGTTATGCTGCAGGACTAGAGCATGGTGCTGTGGTGTAATGAAAGTTCAAAAAACTGTGGTTACTATAAtgagcacaaaaaaagaaattccagGGTGGCAGACTAAACTACTAACTTAACGTTGTCACTCAAGATCAActcacccaaaaaaaaagactGGAGTTCGCTCAATACTTATCACAAAAAAGGGATTTGGGAGACTCTAAAGAACTGACCTGTTGTATGGAACTGAGAGTCGGGGATGACGCCTCATTGAATTTGATTTCTGCAGGAGAAGGCAACGATCCCTGGGACTCTTGACTGGCAGGCTGATCTGGGGACAATGCATCTCCACTGTCTTCATCAAATGACAAACctagaggggaaaaaaagaggaaaactaATAAGGATCTTGACTGCCATGGCCTGGAGACACATGACCTCTAAGATAAACAACATTTTGAGGTAGGAACATGAAACCTGTCTGGTCAGATCACAATTTATCAAGTACCACACTAAGAACTTTTTATACATCATTAAACCAGTACAGGTTCAGAGGCCAGCGCCTATTCTGGCTGCATTAGGCTAAAGATAAAAACATCTCTAGAGAAGGCACCAGCCCATTACAATGAACAATTATACATATGACCCACACGTATTTGACCTAATCTGCATACCTGTGATGTGAGATGCAAACTGAAGCATCCCGAGAAAAACCCAGGCAGATATGGAGTAAACATAGAAATTTTACAGAAACAGTAACAAGGATGGGATTCAGATTCAGAATTAGCACTAACTTATTCTGAAAGggtgttaaaaaaaatcttcataccAATTGCATCCTTCAGGCTGGAATCAAAGGGCAAGATGTTCTTCTCTACTAACTCCATTGGACCTGGCCTCTGAGAAATTTTCTCATTTAGATCATCAGCCAGACGAGCACGTTTCAACTTCAGCTGAGTGGCCTGCAATGATGGTTCAGCCAGGGTCTCTGAAATATGAACAGTGAGATTGTCAATAATTATTTCATCCTCTGCAATACTTAGTTCATAAATATGTTTGTACACCTCTGAAAATAAACTCCGAATGCCCTATGTATTTAACAGTAATCTTGAAGTGGGTATTATGTAAAGTGAAAAGGTACAAAAACAACAGCAGGTTGCACAGGGAGTGATGGTTTATACCCTGAAGTATGTGCATCCTAACCAGTTCTGCACGCTCTGGACGGCTCCGGATCTTGTGCTTGAGGAAGTTTTCAGTCTGTAAAGAGAAGGGAGAATACAAAGACATCATGGTCATCTATTAGCTGATAGCAGATGACTTGTGACTTACATGCAAAATACAGGAAAAGAAATGAACAGGCACACACATTGACATAGTCTTCACTGCCCCATGAGCTCTAGGACCATGATAAAGTTAAGGGGAAAGTGAGCTGCTGGGTATAAGCTGTTTACCTGAGAAAGAGCAATAAGGACTATAATGGATAGCCGGGATGCCTCCATAACAGAAGGACTTAGCTTTCATgaagcaatacctcccctgggatgacTGGGGGCAGGCAGCCCACCTGGCTTGCTACAGTGCCATGGGTTTGAAGCATTCAAGCTCATCCCTGGTGGGGCCCATGGCCTCAGCCAGAGGGCACATCGAGAATGGCTGAGTCCTCCTCTGCAGAGCTGCCGCCACACCCTGAAGTGGCCAGAAGGAGattgtagaacatgtaaagggGCCACCTTTCTCCATTCATGGAGTCAGAGGGTGGAGgataaagcttgctggaggaggagtggaggtggacaagAGACAGAAgatagagaaaagaagaagaaacagactGTATATTGGTGCTTATTGTGCTATATAAGGTGGGACATGAGCGAAAAACGTTTCCCACACTTAATAAAGGCATGCTTTGTGATGGACTTGGGCTCTGTGCTTGtcatgtctggggtttggggagctCTATGCCTCCTGGTGTCCACAGGACCTATGTCCACACAGCTATAGAATAGCTCTTAATGGCATCACTTAAATACTGCTCAGCAAAAACAACAGACACACTGAACTCTGATATATAAGAGTTAGAACAAATGTTCTCTGACCAACATCCAAATTCTTCTCAGCAGTTACCTTAGCGCAACACAATACGTATGTGTCCTCAGTGACTTAATATATTGGACACTAGATCAGGTGTATATGCAGTTTCGTAGCAACCTACGATTCATTCAACTTACCCGTGCTCTTTCCAGGCTACGAATTTGCTCATGGAAGGCAGCAGGGCTCTTCAAAGCTGTAGAAATAAAATACTAGAGTGAGAAGACTGTCAAAATAGTTGCTTGCAGGAAATAAACTGGGGTCACAAGAAGCTGAACCAATTCCTGATGATTCCTCAGGAGATCCATAAAGAATAAGATAAAGTGACTGATTTGTGCAAAAGTGCATGTGGTCCTGGTTGGATAAACTCTAGATTGTAATTCCAGTTTATCCAGAAGCAGCATACGCCTGCAAACACATTTTAGAAGGAGATGGAGAAAAGGGTGGAGTAAGGATTTGCGCAGAGGCAACTCCAAACATTTCCCACTTTATTCTGCCTCTTAGGATGATAAACAATTGCAAACACCATTTGTGTAAAGCCTATCATTTAAACAAAAAGCCACGATACATGCAAACAGACACAGAAAACATGTCAGTAAGCCAaaaaattctttcagtttggaACTTCAACATGTGAAAAAAGAACATGGCAAAGGCGTCACTCACGTGGCATGATGCCCTGATCCACCAGCTGCTCCCTAGTTCTTCTTTGCTGTAATCTCAGTTGAAGGACTGTAGAGaggaagcaaaacacaaaatgtggTCAAAgcctatcata
It encodes:
- the mrtfba gene encoding myocardin-related transcription factor B — encoded protein: MEHQEFLGVQEEPGIFESLTDSPQSEAVAHELEELSLHPSQNLPPLNERKNVLQLRLQQRRTREQLVDQGIMPPLKSPAAFHEQIRSLERARTENFLKHKIRSRPERAELVRMHILQETLAEPSLQATQLKLKRARLADDLNEKISQRPGPMELVEKNILPFDSSLKDAIGLSFDEDSGDALSPDQPASQESQGSLPSPAEIKFNEASSPTLSSIQQHHALVLQHNQELPKPTPVSDLQPNRLMTSTQTITGMASTKPTPTLVKQSQPKSASEKSRNKKNKETKPRVKKLKYHQYIPPDQKTEPSEVPMDSSYARLLQQQQVFLQLQILSQQQQHYNYQTILPAPLKPVTDNQNSPTTVALTNNMPTSIVVSLPTSSSARHNSSLANRKPGPLPANLDDMKVAELKMELKLRGLPVSGTKMDLIERLKPYQDHSNGSNTSLAPTAIPAMSATDSASSSIQMEHITATPPASPVISEPSSQTLESCILMDTFSEIIRTASPVQQAPSSSPSKGNIEDLGMEVEASDKDRKLHEKERQIEELKRKLEQEQRLVEELKMQLEVEKRSQMQLPPVSLAGEQINSALPSVKEESRILPSCQNNTPPVNQEQSQQAVPLSLSQFFVSHSGVPQVLGQPHALLATIQLPAANISIQPPPMPNSVVPTTAGIVQAPLPTPTTAGIVQTPVPEVQNKEPVGSVQLLTQSCHIAQVFPPSTTTSTGYQFSCSQPVTTGQQHFKTISADTKQQQALNVLGQKVHNGPKHKTPQQLQPQYLLQHPNYVNMAPKIKDPPRYEEAVKQTRNAQAQVPTASSQQMDDLFDILIESGELSPFVKHEMAHSRKVLPVTASITTMPVNTVLSRPPPQVQVAPTAVQLPDPSHSMLLNTDSQLEAFLEGSLNADVCVPQPGSSKANREHLTLIEDIQGELLSQSVCLDQPSSPMDTSELHFDTDSAGITFDLHDTNLDNMEWLDIATQGPAHSLNPLGVASVGSMFSTDFLDVHDLPLHWD